Part of the Nitrospirota bacterium genome, TGCTCGGTTGGTTGAATGAACCGATATATAGAGCGGGCTCAACCTCTGCTTGGCAATCCTCTGTTTGTCTTCATCCGTGAGGTTCATCATGGTTATATAGTTTCCGTAAAGAAACGAGAGCCTGTAGTCTTCATCCTTTACATAGAGGGTTTTTCTTAGCCCTCTTGGATTCTGGCTGACAAAACAGAATATACAATTGCACTTGCATGTCTTTAGTTTGAATTGTCTTAGCTTTATGCCGGGTTTCTCCGATTCTTTGTGAGTAAGATTTATGTCTTCTGTCTTTCCGTCTCTTTTTATCTCTATATGTAGTTTAGGCTCACTGCCATAGAAGATGTAATCTATCTCGTCCTGGACAGGGTTTCCGTTTATGGAGACTATTACATCTCCTTTAAGGATGCCTGCCTTATGGGCAGCACTTCCTGCTACTACATTGTCAATGACTGCTTGCTCTTTCACCTGTCTTTTTTAGCTCCCTGTATATGTAATGAAGTCCTGAAAGCACTGTAAATGATGCGGTTGTCCATATGAGGGCATCCTTTATCTCTAAGGATAAAGGATAATTTATGTCGATAAGGACATAACAAAGCAGTATGAACTGCATTGCGATTGATAGTTTTCCCAGTGTAGAGGGCTCTACCTTTTGTGTATGTGTTGTCATATAAAGCAGTATCCATCCAATCGTTACGATTATATCCCTGCTTATGACCATTATGGTTAACCATCCTGGCACAAAGCCATAATAGGAAAACAGTATAAACGATGTCACGAGCAGAAATTTATCGGCAAGCGGGTCAAGGAATGTCCCAAGCAGAGTCTTCTGACCCTTAAGCCTTGCAATCAGCCCATCCATTACATCCGTAAGAGATGCCACCAAAAAAAGATAAAGCGCAGAGGTGTATCTTTCGTAGATAACCGCAGTTACAAACACCGGAATCAGGATAATCCTGAATACCGTAAGTGTATTAGGGAGATTAAGTATCCCCATATGTGCCTTATATTCGCCTCTTATGGAATATTAAATGGTATAGACCGAAGCCTGTATTTCAACCCCAATTTATTATAACATCTGTCATACGGTTTTTTTAAGACAAATGAAAGCAAAGCCCTTGCATGACATTTCTCTATCAGAAAACCATATGTTTCTGCCTCCTTGAATGCAAGCTGAAGCATTGTCTTTGCAGAGCCCTTTTTGCCTGAGAGGAATCTTAATTCCGAAAGCCCAAGCCTTGAATAAATGACTCCTCTTGGGTCTTTTGTTTTTTTCAATAGACTCATGGAGTCTTTTAGATATTTTTTCGATGAGGCGTATTTTCCAAGCAACATATGGGTCTTACCCATGCTCCAGAGGGTATATGCCTTACTGACCGTATCGCCTATTTTTGTGTAAAGCCGTAGTGCCCTTCTTAGATGAATCAGTGCGCCCTCGAGGTCTCCTTTCATTCTGAGGGCATTGCCGATTCCGCAATGTGAGTATGCAATACCAAATGTGTCTTTGAGTCTTCTGAATAGCTCGTTTGCAGAGCTGTAATATCCGAAGGATTCCTTATAAAGTCCCTTAATCCTCGTTACGCCTCCCAATCCACATAATGAATAGCCGATACCGCTTTCGATCCGAAGGGCTGTAAATGCCCTGAGAGAGTCTCTGAATGTTCTGATTGCTCCATAGATATCGCCTTTTATTCTAAGTGTTCCTGCCTTTGCCCAGAGACAAAAGGCTATGCCTTCTCTGTCTTTTATCCTTCTATAGAAGGACCCTGCTTCACTAAAGAGTCTCAGTGCAGTTTTCCATTTACCCAATGCCCTCATGCCTAATCCCATGCCAACGCCTGCATCTATGACTATGCTTGGGTCCTTTAGCTTTCTTCCGAGTTCAATTGCCTTCCTGTAGTATTCGATAGCGTCTTGAAAGTTCCCTGTCATCCTCGATGTATCGGCGATGCCCAAAAGACAATGAAGCTCCCTGCCTTGGTCTTTTCCCTTATACAGTCTAAAAGCGGTCTTATATGCCCTGAGCGAGGGGTAGTATCTCGATGTATCTTTTAATGCATCTGCCTTAGATACGATATTGTCAGCCATTTAGGAGTTTTCTTAGTCTTGAAATAAGTGCCTTATAGTCTTCCGAGTTAAAAAATGCAGAGCCCATGACCAATATATCGGCTCCTGCATCTGCCACTGCCTTTGCATTTTCAGGGGTTATACCGCCATCGACCTCTATCTGGGTTTTTAGTGCCTTTTCGGTTATGATTTTTTTCAGTCCCCTTATTTTTTCTATGCACTGTGGGATGAATCCCTGACCTCCAAAGCCAGGGTTAACTGACATCAAAACTACAAGGTCTGCCTCTTCGAGGATGTGCTCGAGTGCCCAGATAGGGGTTGCAGGATTCAACGATACACCTGCCTTTGCTCCACCTTCCTTTATCCAGCATACGGTTCTATGAAGATGAATGGATGCCTCGACATGAACTGTCAGGTAATCTGCACCTGAATCTATGAACTCCTTAAGGTATCTATCAGGCTCCTCTATCATGAGATGCACATCCAATGGGAGCCGTGTTACCTTTTTAATCGCATTAACTATAAATTGCCCGATGGTTATGTTTGGCACGAAATGGCCATCCATTATATCTATGTGGATCATATCCGCGCCTGCATCCTCGGCGGCTTTTATCTCCTCTTTAAGCCTCATGAAATCAGCGGACAGTATTGACGGAGCTATCTTTATCATCTGTGTTTGACCTCCCTTCTAATTGAATCCATATATTAGAGCTGGCATTTATCAATGTGCCTGGCTCGGGCATCTGTGCCTTTACCATCTCTCCTTTGCCTTCAATCTCGACCTTAAGCCCTAATTCCTCTACTAATGTCAAGGCATCCTCATTTGACATTCCTTTGAAAGAAGGGCAGTAATAGATTACACTATATGTGCCTTTGCTGACAATCAGCGTTACAAGCTCATCTGTTTTTTCCTGAGGATGAGGCTTCTGTGCGATTATCCTGCCTTTGTCAACCTCCCTTGAAAAGACAGAGATTATATTGGACAGCACTATGTCGTTTTGATGAAAGATTTTCTTAGCTTCATCTACTGTATTGCCGATGACAGAGGGAACGAAGTATGGCATTACGCCTTTGCTGAGCGTTACCTTTATCTCAGCTTTTCCTTTTATGGATGTGCCTGCCGGAATGTCCTGACTTATTATGTATCCTTCGGGTATATGCAGGTCATAGGCT contains:
- a CDS encoding PASTA domain-containing protein, with amino-acid sequence MQKIKRILFYLFWFTLLSVLSGYITLKLLHEGRTIIVPNLKAISLNEAMGLAKNIGASLAVMEEAYDLHIPEGYIISQDIPAGTSIKGKAEIKVTLSKGVMPYFVPSVIGNTVDEAKKIFHQNDIVLSNIISVFSREVDKGRIIAQKPHPQEKTDELVTLIVSKGTYSVIYYCPSFKGMSNEDALTLVEELGLKVEIEGKGEMVKAQMPEPGTLINASSNIWIQLEGRSNTDDKDSSVNTVR
- a CDS encoding tetratricopeptide repeat protein, coding for MADNIVSKADALKDTSRYYPSLRAYKTAFRLYKGKDQGRELHCLLGIADTSRMTGNFQDAIEYYRKAIELGRKLKDPSIVIDAGVGMGLGMRALGKWKTALRLFSEAGSFYRRIKDREGIAFCLWAKAGTLRIKGDIYGAIRTFRDSLRAFTALRIESGIGYSLCGLGGVTRIKGLYKESFGYYSSANELFRRLKDTFGIAYSHCGIGNALRMKGDLEGALIHLRRALRLYTKIGDTVSKAYTLWSMGKTHMLLGKYASSKKYLKDSMSLLKKTKDPRGVIYSRLGLSELRFLSGKKGSAKTMLQLAFKEAETYGFLIEKCHARALLSFVLKKPYDRCYNKLGLKYRLRSIPFNIP
- a CDS encoding ribulose-phosphate 3-epimerase, with amino-acid sequence MIKIAPSILSADFMRLKEEIKAAEDAGADMIHIDIMDGHFVPNITIGQFIVNAIKKVTRLPLDVHLMIEEPDRYLKEFIDSGADYLTVHVEASIHLHRTVCWIKEGGAKAGVSLNPATPIWALEHILEEADLVVLMSVNPGFGGQGFIPQCIEKIRGLKKIITEKALKTQIEVDGGITPENAKAVADAGADILVMGSAFFNSEDYKALISRLRKLLNG
- the pgsA gene encoding CDP-diacylglycerol--glycerol-3-phosphate 3-phosphatidyltransferase, whose protein sequence is MGILNLPNTLTVFRIILIPVFVTAVIYERYTSALYLFLVASLTDVMDGLIARLKGQKTLLGTFLDPLADKFLLVTSFILFSYYGFVPGWLTIMVISRDIIVTIGWILLYMTTHTQKVEPSTLGKLSIAMQFILLCYVLIDINYPLSLEIKDALIWTTASFTVLSGLHYIYRELKKTGERASSH